The Candidatus Rokuibacteriota bacterium region GTCGGCCATCGCCCGCCTAGGATACCGCAGTTCGAGGAACCCTTGCTTGAGTCGCGCTCCGTGTCTATGCTCGCCGCCGGCAGCGACGGGGAAGAACATCTGGCGGCTCTGTAAGGTGTACGGCCGGTTCATCGGCTACCCGACGCTGAAGCCGCACGATCTGCGGCACGGCGTCGCCATGGAGGTGCTGGAACAGCATCATGACCTCGAGGAGGTGCGGGCGCTGCTCGGGCATTCGCGCATCGATACCACCCAAGTCTACGCGAGCATCCGGCCGCCGCAGCTGAAGCGAGCGATGGCATTTTACGAGACGCAAGCCGTGCGGATGCTGGGCACGTGAGGATGTGCACCCGCTCCAGGTTCGAGGAACATTCGAATGTTCCTAAAACCTGGAGCGAAAAACTCTAACGAAATCCGCCTGGTGGCCCCAACGGGATTTGCCACCTGGTGGGCCAATTCCTGCGGTTCTCTCTGAGGGGAACTGCCTTCCGGACTTAGGGTCCCTCCTAGCCGCCCGTTCACGGCGACGTATCCAAGGCAACTACCACAAGTCTGGGCAGAAACTCGTGTTTCAGTCACGACCACGTTTTCGCCATCTTACTCGGCACGTTGGAGAGCACTTGCCCTGCAAGAACACGACGTGACTAAGACACGCAGCTTGGAATGCTCCGACGATCCGAAGAG contains the following coding sequences:
- a CDS encoding tyrosine-type recombinase/integrase, yielding MYGRFIGYPTLKPHDLRHGVAMEVLEQHHDLEEVRALLGHSRIDTTQVYASIRPPQLKRAMAFYETQAVRMLGT